The sequence TCTTTATTGTATTCCTCATACGTTTTTCCTAATATATAGAGGTTCGTCCctctttccttataaaataacaaatatatactCTATtctttagagcattcacatcagtctcaccaatttaatattttagcaaaaatttatttaaactcaACCAAAACaagcatgcatcaacctcactAAATTAACTTTAAGTTTTTAAAGAGAATAGTCTCATCTCTATGTGTAGTGAGCCTTTATCCTCATTACATTAAATTTCAATGTTGATAAAGTATTGAGGTTGATGTATgtgtatgaaaataataaatagctAAACTAGCAAAAGTAGagttttttagattaatttagCTAAATATTTGAGGagactaatgtgaatgctcttagctTTTGGTTTCTCGCTTTCTCCCTATACATTTATATCCCCATTCAAACCTCAATGGTCAATACACTTAATTCGAccttattaaattaaatgagcCTTTGCATTATTACTTCTAtctcatgaaaaaaaatccacatagcATAATTTTAAGAAGGGACCTAAGGAATAGCacctaagtcttgctctatCATAATTATTGCATAAAATTTGTCATAAATATTACATAAAAGTATGCCttttaaaattggaaaattattaggtactcccggaataccataaatgcatactctccTTTCTTACATGAATGGttggtcccaccatgaatttaattagtgggacctaCCATTTATATGATAGGAggaagtacgcatttatggtattccgggagtacacaataattttcctttaaaattatttgttttgacCACCACATACCTTTAACATAATGATCATTTCACAAATACAAgctccacacaaaaaaatactCTTTAAAGAACCATAAAAGGTCCGTTTCCTTTCAATCAGGACGCATAACAACATTTCCTTACAATAAATATTCCTTCATTCATAAGCAAGAGAACATCTAGACGTCATGATCAACAAATCCACCCTAATTATAAGACGCATTCTCTGGCTGCACTATTaatttatactatatataagcGCTTACTCAGCTGCCATTTACACAAATAGTTACTCCAACTAACAACATTTCCTTACAATCAAATATTCCTTCATTCATAAGCAAGAGAACATCTAGACGTCATGATCAACAAATCCACCCTAATTATAAGACGCATTCTCTGGCTGCACTATTaatttatactatatataagcGCTTACTCAGCTGCCATTTACACAAATAGTTACTCCAACTAACAACATTTCCTTACAATCAAATATTCCTTCATTCATAAGCAAGAGAACATCTAGACGTCATGATCAACAAATCCACCCTAATTATAAGACGCATTCTCTGGCTGCACTATTaatttatactatatataagcGCTTACTCAGCTGCCATTTACACAAATAGTTACTCCAACTATATATTACAAACCCCTTTCAGAGAAGtaggttccagttagcttaactggtaaagtctctgatggttgtataagagatctggggttcaatccccgcctacaccaaaaactgattggtgtcttgatctgatgataaagagttatcatcaggagcggacgccataggttgaaactctatcaaaaaaaaaaaaaaaaaaaaaaaaaacccctttcaGAGAAGAAATTGCAAGAAAACTTGTCCATTCACAATTcgcaaagaagaaaaatggttgATCAAGCGAACAAACAGGTGTACCCTTCAGTACCAGCAGATAGGCAATTTAGACGAAGTGAGGAAAACATTGAAGACTCTGGCCCTTTAATACCTGATCATGTGCTCAAGCGAAAGAAAAGGATCAAGTTAGCCATATATATTTCTGCTTTTGTTGTGTTTGAGATCATGATCATCACGGTCTTTGCAGTCGTTGTGATGAAAGCTAGGACCCCCAAGGTTAGGTTAGGCACTGATGTCACATTCCAGAACTTCGAAACTGGAACCCAAGCAAGACCTTCCTTCGACTTGAGCTTCACAGCCCAAGTTCGGGTTAAGAACACAAACTTTGGTCCCTACAAATTTGATAGCACCAATGCCACCTTTATGTACCAGGGTGTGGCAGTGGGGCAAGTCACTATTCCTAAACATACGGCTGGGATGCGTTCGACAAAAAAAGTTACTGTCACAGTTCATGTAAATTCAAACGCCCTGCCATCCACTACCAAACTTGGAAGTGAGTTAGGTGCTGGGGTTTTAACTCTAAACAGCCATGCCAAGCTTAAGGGGAAAGTGGTGTTCATGCttgtgatgaagaagaagaagtcagCCGAAATGAATTGCACTATGACCGTTGATTCGTCAACAAAGGCGGTCAAATCTATGATTTGCTAGTCAGCATAATTGCTGTTCAGCTTCATTCTTCTGCttcccaaaataaataaataaataaaatctaaattcaattttttatcttttgttttaaatatttacaataAACTGCTGCAACTAGTATATGAGGAGATGTCAATTAAGTTAAaaacttttgtaattttatcattttataagATTTGCTGTTTGTTgttcttattataattttgtgcATATACATATTTATTGACCACAATTTAATATTTGAGAATATATCTTCTGTgagaattgataattttttttttccatattgaATAGTAATATCAATATGTCAcacatgccaaaaaaaaaaaaaaaaaaaaaaaaaaaaaaaaaaaaaaaaaaaaaaaaaaaaaaaatcttcaccATAGGCTGAGAGACCAATTCATCTACAAACAACCAAGCAGGATCATTAATTAAGGACCGAATTAGATTCCAGAAAAAACTAGGTAGGGATTTAACATAAACTTAGGTTATCATTTGTTACAAGTtaacaataaaatcaaatattaaattgGCACCAAATCGTCCCAAAATATGAAGATTTATAGTATGCAATCAGCATGTGctagaatttaaaatttgtcaactaattattatgtttgagcATAAActtattttggtttattttattttatttcagaGTCATGTTAATTAGTGTATAAATTAATCAGTCAAGCATTTGTGATTCCCTTGTCCGAAAATGATGCTTACATTATATTcaactagtatgtaacccgtGCTACCACACGggaatgaatatattattaatcatgagtttattcatatttaaaaggctcagttaagtctaaattcatattattaaccaaaaaatttcattaacaaaacttagaagtatatatatatatataaaataaagttataagaATTTGATATCATTAtgtttctttaaaagaaaaaagggaagagaggagaagaaatggAAAGGAAAATTTAGATTGTTAGATCTATATATCTGAACCATGTCATACTATTTCAGAAAACTAAGTGTTTTAACTCATCATATTTCTTGGGTAAAACTCCGTAGTGTTCCATTAAGCAACTAAGCATGCATTCAACTACTCAAAAgattttctcccaaaaaaaaaaatactcaatagATGATGTGAAGAAAACAATAGCCTATTTGACGTTACTACATTATAGTCATGATACAAATTCTTACGCAAAATTCAATAGACattataaggaaaattttgatgcatTCAAGCAAATATATAACTGATCCAAACAGCCACAATACAATTATATACACTATATTGACTTGatcgaaaaattaaaataactaaaaacatAGTAATCAAAGATGAAATGAGCACCCTTTCCAAGCTCTGCAATTTGTTTCATAGCAATAGACACAACACAATTATTGATAAAACAtgaatattcaaataaaattttaccttttacATGTTTAACTTAGTTCTGTCTCTTTGTTACAACAGGAATGAAAGAAACTGAAAAAatataactataaaaaattcatgtttcctcagtttcttttatatataaagtgtGTGAGGACATCATTTTTGCTGatacaaatttaatattatgcttTATATTCATTGTAAGTCTTGTAAGTCTCAGAACATATCTGCCAAGAGGGACGTAGTAGTCTCTAAATTTGTGAGAATGTCCTTGCAAATCAAAATGGGAAATTGCTATTAACGTACAAAATGCAATAAATCCATCTACTTTCAAGCTGCAAATTCCCTCTCAAACTTTGATTTCGACATTAAATcctgagtttggcatcaagatGAAGCTACAAacgaagaaaagaagaagttcaATATTGTTTAcctaagaaagaagaaaaaaaagaagcctgAAATTGGGAAAACAATTCCAAAGGATAGATTAAGCAGTCTACATAATTCATTGAAATAATCCAATATTAAATCCTAATTTATGGTCAAGTGCAGATTTCTTCTTGGCATTCTCTATTCTTTAAAAAGACTTTTGAGAGAGGgcttagttttttattcttttgagtCAAAATTGTGTAAATCTCATTCAAAACTCTAATGTGATTCTAATTGACAACTATAATCAAACACATTCAAGGCAACTcatcaaatgacaaaacacCCAACTCACATTTGCACCAAATCTAAGCTGCCTAACTCACTGGCTTTTGATGAAAGAAAGTCCAAAACCTcagctgaaatttttttactacaaaGAGGCAAGTATTTTTAGctggaaaaaaagagaagaaaatggaaGTCTAAAACTCTTCCCAAACCTATataaaaaagagggaaaaaaatgaaagaaaatgttAATCAAAGTATCCTTCacagtaaaatatatattagtgcAAGGGCATGTTGTACAGCCCCTCATTCGTCCTACTTGTAGGAATGCTAtgtataaaatacaatattacTCCAATTAAAATCAACTCCAACTATCTtttatagaattaaaaaaatatatatcatatgtTACAATGGTGTCCTTctagaaacaaaatataaagcACATAGTATGACACAAAACATAGAAATTAGCAGAGATCAAAATACTTGCAGCAAGTAAACTATTTAATAGAAtttacaaatttcaaatttctcaaatgAGCATTAAAACCAAATTATGCTCAAGTAGAAATTGTCCATCAAAAGAATAATGCGTGCTACAAAAAAGCTTACCATAGATATAGGATGGCAAGATGCAGAGAAATAAGTTTCAAAGAACAAAATGCCCATTGTTCCTAATTTCCTGCTTCTTTGCCAAGTTTGCATTCTATTGCatgtttgaatatatatattttttaaaaatcaatagaaaagGGGAAAATCCCTAAACTTACCATTAAATTATGATATTCATTGTAACGCAATTACATGCCTCAATCACTGTGATTTGTGAACTCTTAGACCTTTACATCACAACCCcaggaaaaataattaaaaaaataagccCTTAAAGAACTTGTAAACAACGAAATAGAAAGAACATAGGAAACCAAATTATAAAGAGGAGCAACATGTGAAAAATAACACCTAGtatgaatttcaaattaaatacgTAGATAACTATCacaatcaaatttataaatgattgaattatagtatttttatgAACTGCATCAATAACTAATAAGCAGAATTTtcgaaaaagaaattttggttCAATGAACGAAGCAagttaaattattgataatcAGGAGATATTTGATAGAattttaataacaataattaatagttcttatgtgattatttaatattaaaaaagtcTATACTGACACACCACTTACAGTTTCATTACAACCTAAACTAATTTGGATTTGGTTAAtaacccaaaacaaaataaattctaacccaaataccttaatcaaaaccaatccaATATTACATTACATTACATTACTCCAGTATTTCAGAAACCAAACACAGCCAGCCCAACATGAATGATATGTAAGTAAGTATTAAGATAAAGAATCCAGGCTAGctgggtaaaaaaaaatcacaatcagattttttttagggtaaaaaACAAT is a genomic window of Quercus lobata isolate SW786 chromosome 2, ValleyOak3.0 Primary Assembly, whole genome shotgun sequence containing:
- the LOC115975376 gene encoding late embryogenesis abundant protein At1g64065-like; this encodes MVDQANKQVYPSVPADRQFRRSEENIEDSGPLIPDHVLKRKKRIKLAIYISAFVVFEIMIITVFAVVVMKARTPKVRLGTDVTFQNFETGTQARPSFDLSFTAQVRVKNTNFGPYKFDSTNATFMYQGVAVGQVTIPKHTAGMRSTKKVTVTVHVNSNALPSTTKLGSELGAGVLTLNSHAKLKGKVVFMLVMKKKKSAEMNCTMTVDSSTKAVKSMIC